A single region of the Triticum dicoccoides isolate Atlit2015 ecotype Zavitan chromosome 2B, WEW_v2.0, whole genome shotgun sequence genome encodes:
- the LOC119360977 gene encoding C2 and GRAM domain-containing protein At5g50170-like encodes MRLYVCVLEARDLHGDGDGGGGGLYARVKVGRQRARTRAVELAGPGGAAAWNEEFAFAVGEEEDEVVEVSVARRREEGGGREVLGRVKLPLPPVQAASAASGRHSVPPTWFTLHPKHRRKGRAADAADCGKILLTFSLYGENSDNTVIHSSPCPSSRSGTDVEIERSNCMEYSGANGVVLDSARSSAVENTSVDNSDRSIQADSDTVSEDDGLVEPSAAAKSARDSDSEQSVSDASFEEAMETMKAASSTPDMPDDLGSGIMFDHTYLVEAKDLNSLLFGPDSQFSKDLRELQGTTDYDEQPWTWKSQDPPSLTRTCRYTKGASKLMKDVKTIEEQTYLKADGKNFAIMTRVRTPEVPFGNCFEVVLLYKITHSPELSPGEESSHLTVSYNVEFLQGTLMKSMIEGSVRDGLKENFESFAEILSRHVKLADAAGMDKEQLLAPLQTDRQSHIRLAYKYFCNFTVISTVIMAVYVLVHILLSRPCPLMGLEFSGLDLPDTFGELITSGILVLQMERLLNMVYHFVQARIQRGGDHGVKANGDGWLLTVALLEATSLPPVSCGSVDPYVVFSCNGITRTSSVQLQTQEPQWNEIMEFDAMEEPPAMLDVEVFNFDGPFDLAISLGHAEINFLKHTPTQLADIWVPLEGKLAQTCQSKLHLRIFLENTKGPETSMRDYLNKMEKEVGKKLHVRSPHRNSTFQKLFSLPHEEFLIADYACSLKRKLPLQGRLFLSTRIVGFYANLFGHKTKFFFLWDDVEEVEVLPPSFTTVGTPSLVFMLKSGRGLDAKNGAKSQDKEGRLKFQFHSFASFNKASRTIIGLWKTKSSAIEQRAKLEEDKEDESYDDLDDVQSVLSIGDVTLSKEYTVEHPIDADLLMGVFDGGPLETRTMSKVGCLDYTATPWEETKPGVLERHASYKFNRYMSIFGGEVVSTQLKSPSEDGDGWTVYDVMTLRNVPFGDYFRVHLKYDVRRVASSGPEPPPPSCRCEVLVGIEWLKSSKFQKRIARNICDKLAHRAKEVLEVAGKEIASAMSGSAS; translated from the exons ATGCGGCTCTACGTGTGCGTGCTCGAGGCGCGCGACctccacggcgacggcgacggtggcgggGGCGGGCTCTACGCGAGGGTGAAGGTGGGGAGGCAGAGGGCGCGGACGCGGGCGGTGGAGCTGGCGGgcccgggcggcgcggcggcgtggaACGAGGAGTTCGCGTTCGcggtgggggaggaggaggacgaggtggtggAGGTCAGCGTCGCGCGGCGCCGGGAGGAGGGGGGCGGGAGGGAGGTGCTGGGCAGGGTGAAGCTGCCGCTGCCGCCCGTgcaggccgcctccgccgccagcGGGAGGCACTCGGTGCCGCCGACGTGGTTCACGCTGCACCCCAAGCACCGCCGGAAGGGCCGCGCCGCCGATGCCGCGGATTGCG GGAAAATTCTTCTCACATTCTCACTCTATGGAGAGAACAGTGACAATACTGTCATCCACTCATCTCCCTGTCCAAGCTCCAGGAGTGGCACAGATGTTGAAATTGAGAGATCAAATTGTATGGAATATTCAGGTGCCAACGGTGTGGTGCTTGATTCCGCAAGGAGTTCTGCAGTGGAAAACACTTCTGTAGATAATTCTGACCGTTCAATACAAGCAGATTCCGATACAGTTTCTGAAGATGATGGTTTGGTAGAGCCTAGTGCAGCAGCAAAGAGTGCGCGTGACAGTGACTCTGAACAGTCTGTTTCAGATGCAAGCTTTGAAGAAGCCATGGAAACCATGAAGGCAGCGAGTAGTACACCAGACATGCCGGATGATCTCGGTAGTGGCATAATGTTTGATCACACTTACCTCGTTGAGGCGAAGGATTTGAACTCTCTTCTCTTTGGACCCGATTCCCAGTTCTCCAAGGACCTGCGTGAGCTGCAGGGGACCACGGACTACGACGAACAGCCATGGACATGGAAGAGCCAGGACCCTCCTAGCTTAACCAGGACATGCCGGTACACCAAAGGCGCATCAAAGCTCATGAAAGATGTCAAAACCATCGAGGAACAGACCTATCTCAAAGCCGATGGCAAGAATTTCGCCATCATGACCCGAGTTCGTACCCCAGAAGTTCCATTTGGAAACTGCTTCGAGGTTGTTTTGCTCTACAAAATAACCCATTCCCCTGAGTTGTCACCAGGTGAAGAGAGCTCACATCTGACTGTATCATACAATGTGGAGTTCCTCCAGGGTACACTGATGAAAAGCATGATCGAGGGAAGCGTTCGGGATGGACTCAAAGAGAACTTCGAAAGCTTTGCAGAAATTTTGTCGAGGCATGTGAAACTGGCTGATGCCGCAGGGATGGATAAAGAGCAGCTGTTGGCGCCTCTGCAGACAGATCGCCAGTCACATATCAGACTTGCTTACAAGTATTTCTGCAATTTTACCGTGATCTCGACAGTGATAATGGCAGTGTATGTTCTTGTGCACATCCTTCTGTCCAGGCCATGCCCACTTATGGGCCTCGAGTTCAGCGGTCTAGATTTACCTGACACATTTGGGGAGCTGATCACGTCAGGCATACTAGTTCTTCAGATGGAGCGTTTACTGAACATGGTATATCATTTTGTACAAGCAAGAATACAACGAG gaggtgatcacggggttAAGGCAAATGGTGACGGTTGGCTATTAACTGTAGCTCTGCTAGAGGCCACAAGCTTGCCGCCTGTCTCTTGTGGATCAGTAGACCCTTACGTTGTGTTCAGTTGTAATGGTATAACAAGGACAAGCTCTGTTCAACTTCAGACTCAGGAACCTCAATGGAATG AGATAATGGAGTTTGACGCCATGGAAGAGCCACCTGCCATGTTGGATGTTGAAGTTTTCAATTTTGATGGCCCATTCGACTTGGCAATCTCATTGGGACATGCAGAAATTAACTTTCTTAAGCACACACCAACACAACTAGCAGATATATGGGTACCACTGGAGGGAAAACTAGCTCAGACATGCCAGAGTAAGCTACATTTGAGAATATTTCTTGAGAATACTAAAGGACCTGAGACATCAATGAGAGATTATCTTAACAAGATGGAGAAGGAAGTTGGTAAGAAG TTACATGTCCGGTCGCCGCACAGAAATTCAACATTCCAGAAGCTTTTTAGTTTGCCTCACGAAGAGTTCCTTATAGCAGACTATGCATGTTCTTTAAAGAGGAAATTGCCATTGCAG GGAAGGCTATTTCTGTCAACCAGAATAGTTGGTTTCTATGCTAACTTGTTTGGACATAAAACGAAATTCTTCTTTCTGTGGGACGATGTCGAGGAAGTCGAAGTGTTACCTCCATCTTTCACAACAGTAGGCACCCCATCATTGGTGTTTATGTTGAAGAGTGGGCGTGGGCTTGACGCCAAGAATGGCGCGAAGTCACAGGATAAGGAAGGGAGGCTGAAATTCCAGTTCCATTCATTTGCATCGTTCAACAAGGCTAGTAG GACAATCATTGGTCTGTGGAAAACAAAGTCCTCAGCTATTGAGCAGAGAGCCAAGctggaagaagataaagaagatgaGAGCTATGATGATCTTGACGACGTTCAGTCTGTGTTGAGCATTGGAGACGTGACCCTCTCAAAGGAGTATACAGTGGAACATCCTATTGAT GCAGATTTGCTGATGGGGGTGTTCGACGGTGGTCCCCTGGAGACTCGGACGATGAGCAAGGTGGGGTGCCTCGACTACACCGCGACCCCGTGGGAGGAGACCAAGCCGGGCGTCCTGGAGCGGCACGCCAGCTACAAGTTCAACCGCTACATGTCCATCTTCGGTGGCGAGGTGGTGAGCACCCAGCTGAAATCGCCCTCGGAGGACGGCGACGGCTGGACGGTGTACGACGTCATGACGCTGCGCAACGTCCCCTTCGGCGACTACTTCCGGGTGCATCTGAAGTACGACGTTCGGAGAGTCGCGTCGTCggggccggagccgccgccgccgagctgccGATGCGAGGTGCTGGTGGGCATCGAGTGGCTCAAGAGCAGCAAGTTCCAGAAGCGGATCGCGAGGAACATCTGCGACAAGCTGGCCCACAGGGCCAAGGAGGTCCTCGAGGTGGCCGGCAAGGAGATAGCCTCGGCAATGTCGGGCTCGGCTAGCTAA
- the LOC119364600 gene encoding protein FAR1-RELATED SEQUENCE 6-like, with translation MDSLQSDPYTRSSLQMQLIDTSTSFETSNLDLVKHEVPTPQVGMTFETVDLAYQSYLEYGYRAGFGVSKRTSHSVDGVKYRATFVCYKGGIARIKPGLKARRRLVAKTGCKAMMVVKYNASENHWEVVFVELEHNHPCNPEMVRFMMCFKDLPDWQREHRPFNAKTRLNPKIHSGRGRPPNQNKDFMVRSFSQSNYSIEAAAKCGKLRFAEGDVEALLIFFDKMQAQNSNFFYNWDMDDEGRLKNVCWVDARSRAAYQHFSDVVCFDTVYLTYQFVIPLVAFLGINHHGQFVLLGCGLLGDESPETFSWLFKKWLKCMNDKAPEAIITTHSRPVVKAVSEVFLNTRHRYNLWHIMKELPDMSGRVEDKEAISLRMKKVVYDTITAADFEREWVEMANQYNLHDNRWLTTLFEERAKWVPAYVKDAFWAGISTVRRSERLEAFFDGYITPETTIKIFIEQFDTAMKLRSDREAYDDFRSFQQRPQALSGLLFEEQFANAYTINIFQKFQDQLKQLMNVTCTEVSRNGSIVTYTVTVIGKERKFDYRVMYNGAEKEVWCICRSFQFKGILCSHALAVLKQELVMLIPSKYILDRWRKDYKCPEESKETPIQPEAAKPTGKGTKPENVRDDKVDNLYNDGHQYFADIVEMGATDPDAMEYVLSVMKEAKEKVRKFEESRKEKRPGESPVSASKKGAKSSKPSAEDVGNSTSAPTMMVAAASATLAASTPMPVPSCTQMSVPPTMMAMATTSAAVPPGMFLVPMHPHMVFPPFTPGLPTAVPPVAPPPAPTANAVGVVSNPTKKRKKRKGNN, from the coding sequence ATGGACAGCCTTCAGAGTGATCCTTATACAAGGAGCAGCTTGCAAATGCAGCTCATTGACACCTCCACATCCTTCGAAACTAGCAATTTGGATTTGGTCAAGCATGAAGTTCCCACCCCTCAAGTTGGCATGACTTTTGAGACAGTTGATTTGGCATACCAGTCTTACCTAGAGTACGGGTACCGTGCAGGCTTTGGAGTTTCAAAAAGAACTTCCCATAGTGTTGATGGGGTAAAATACCGCGCAACATTTGTTTGTTACAAAGGTGGCATTGCTAGGATTAAGCCTGGGCTTAAAGCTCGAAGAAGACTTGTTGCGAAGACTGGCTGCAAAGCTATGATGGTGGTGAAGTATAACGCAAGTGAGAATCATTGGGAAGTAGTGTTTGTTGAGCTGGAGCATAACCACCCATGTAATCCTGAAATGGTCAGATTCATGATGTGTTTTAAGGATCTCCCTGACTGGCAGAGGGAGCACCGACCATTCAATGCGAAAactagattgaacccaaagatccaTTCTGGTAGAGGCAGGCCACCCAACCAAAACAAAGATTTCATGGTGAGGTCCTTCTCTCAGTCTAATTATTCAATTGAAGCAGCTGCCAAGTGTGGGAAGCTGAGATTTGCAGAGGGTGACGTTGAGGCATTATTAATCTTTTTCGataagatgcaagctcaaaattcCAACTTTTTCTACAACTGGGACATGGATGATGAAGGCCGGCTTAAAAATGTTTGCTGGGTCGATGCAAGATCGAGAGCTGCATATCAGCATTTCAGTGATGTTGTCTGCTTTGATACTGTTTATTTGACATACCAGTTTGTCATTCCATTGGTTGCTTTTCTTGGAATCAACCATCATGGTCAATTTGTATTGTTAGGATGCGGTTTACTGGGAGATGAGTCTCCAGAGACTTTTTCATGGTTATTCAAAAAATGGCTAAAATGTATGAATGATAAAGCACCTGAAGCAATTATTACCACCCATTCAAGACCAGTAGTCAAAGCAGTCTCTGAGGTATTTCTAAATACTCGTCACAGATACAACCTTTGGCACATAATGAAAGAGCTTCCTGACATGTCTGGAAGAGTTGAGGATAAGGAGGCAATTAGCCTGAGAATGAAAAAGGTAGTCTATGACACCATTACAGCAGCTGATTTTGAGAGGGAGTGGGTTGAGATGGCCAATCAGTACAACCTTCATGACAATCGTTGGCTCACAACCTTGTTTGAAGAAAGGGCAAAATGGGTGCCAGCATATGTGAAAGATGCTTTCTGGGCTGGTATCTCTACTGTTCGCCGCAGTGAACGGTTGGAGGCCTTTTTTGATGGATATATTACACCAGAGACCACAATAAAGATATTCATTGAACAATTTGATACTGCTATGAAGCTTAGGTCCGATCGAGAAGCCTATGATGATTTCCGTTCTTTTCAGCAAAGGCCACAAGCCCTCTCTGGTCTGTTGTTTGAGGAGCAATTTGCAAATGCTTATACGATAAATATTTTCCAGAAGTTCCAGGATCAGTTAAAGCAGCTGATGAATGTGACTTGCACTGAAGTCAGTAGGAATGGATCGATAGTGACCTACACTGTGACTGTCATTGGGAAGGAGAGGAAGTTTGACTATAGAGTGATGTATAATGGTGCTGAGAAAGAGGTGTGGTGTATCTGTAGGTCGTTCCAGTTTAAAGGTATTTTGTGTAGCCATGCTCTTGCAGTCTTGAAGCAAGAGCTTGTGATGCTAATACCTTCCAAATATATTCTTGATCGATGGAGGAAGGACTATAAATGCCCCGAGGAATCTAAGGAAACTCCCATCCAACCAGAAGCGGCAAAACCAACAGGGAAGGGCACAAAACCTGAAAATGTCCGTGATGATAAAGTGGACAACCTCTACAACGATGGCCACCAGTACTTTGCTGACATTGTGGAAATGGGAGCAACTGATCCTGATGCAATGGAGTATGTTTTGTCTGTGATGAAAGAAGCTAAAGAGAAGGTACGCAAGTTTGAGGAATCCCGAAAAGAGAAAAGGCCTGGAGAAAGTCCAGTTTCTGCTAGTAAGAAAGGCGCTAAATCTTCGAAGCCATCTGCTGAAGATGTGGGAAACAGCACATCTGCACCAACAATGATGGTGGCAGCTGCTTCAGCAACTCTGGCGGCATCTACACCGATGCCAGTGCCGTCATGTACACAAATGTCAGTGCCGCCAACAATGATGGCTATGGCTACCACGTCGGCAGCTGTCCCACCAGGAATGTTTTTAGTACCGATGCACCCACATATGGTTTTTCCACCCTTCACCCCTGGATTACCAACAGCAGTACCACCTGTAGCACCACCCCCAGCCCCGACAGCCAATGCGGTGGGCGTTGTTTCCAACCCCAcgaagaagagaaagaaaagaaaggggaatAATTGA